In Eriocheir sinensis breed Jianghai 21 chromosome 8, ASM2467909v1, whole genome shotgun sequence, the following proteins share a genomic window:
- the LOC126995663 gene encoding uncharacterized protein LOC126995663 — protein MRSGWLWGAAAILLLGVVVLHLPSSTAYVTSFPEEPDIDGMLVTVGIAVAKFLAGLVPYPTVSALLLAIINAWEPKPEDNYWEHVQENVEQVCGEFINQQNLQQVEVYKGDLISLLQKYERADVTSDGTYPDKNTVADSITTSIITNRFLVEAALMPWSMTIDFTDIAGVHILILKDAADSYSVEGEVSRWWVDLSNELDHYIEYGIWLEEETLRWRNTQIDCYFDEGVGGCVFSDCYDKYVITDHVRKYTESCLQVHPENGEEGTCSSFCDLYQSQVNRDDARWSHTYLGSVVDEWEALKLLADSMAEHASRYYNPLTRDA, from the exons ATGAGGTCAGGCTGGCTGTGGGGCGCGGCGGCCATCCTCCTgctgggggtggtggtgctgCACCTTCCCTCCTCTACGGCCTACGTCACCTCCTTCCCCGAGGAGCCTGACATCGACGGAATGC TGGTGACGGTGGGCATCGCTGTGGCCAAGTTCCTGGCGGGCCTGGTGCCGTACCCCACCGTGTCCGCCCTGCTGCTGGCCATCATCAACGCCTGGGAGCCCAAGCCCGAGGACAACTACTGGGAGCACGTGCAAGAGAACGTGGAGCAGGTGTGCGGGGAGTTCATCAACCAGCAGAACCTCCAGCAGGTGGAGGTGTACAAGGGTGACCTCATCAGCCTCTTGCAGAA GTATGAGCGTGCCGACGTGACCAGCGACGGCACGTACCCCGACAAGAACACGGTCGCggactccatcaccacctccatcatcaccaaccGCTTCCTGGTGGAGGCCGCCCTCATGCCCTGGTCCATGACAATCGACTTCACGGATATCGCCGGGGTCCACATCCTCATTctgaag GACGCGGCGGACTCCTACTCGGTGGAGGGCGAGGTGTCCCGGTGGTGGGTGGACCTGTCAAACGAGCTGGACCACTACATCGAGTACGGCatctggctggaggaggagaccCTGCGCTGGAGGAATACTCAGATCGACTGTTACTTCGATGAGGGCGTCGGAGGGTGTGTGTTTTCCGACTGTTACGACAAATATGTG ATCACCGACCACGTGAGGAAGTACACCGAGAGCTGCCTCCAGGTACACCCCGAGAATGGCGAGGAGGGGACGTGCAGCTCCTTCTGTGACCTGTACCAGAGCCAGGTGAACCGCGACGACGCCCGCTGGAGCCACACCTACCTGGGCTccgtggtggatgagtgggaggCCCTCAAGTTGCTCGCCGACAGCATGGCCGAGCATGCCTCCAG GTACTACAACCCACTGACGAGGGACGCGTAA